Below is a genomic region from Fusobacterium nucleatum.
TGAAGTATTTGATGATATATTAAATGGTGAAAATTCATCTTTAAAAACAAAGATAAGAGAAAGAATAAAAAGTGATTTTCTTAAAAGAATAGCGGGTTAATATAAAGTTGACAAAAAAGAATAAAAATGATAATATATATTGCCCTTAGGGGATATGATATATTATTGTCGAACCGTGTCAGATCTGGAAGGAAGCAGCACTAAGATTTATGGTATATGCATGTCTTCCTAGGGGTATCTTTATGTTACAAAATAATTAAGGAGAAATAATTTTAATTATTAAGATATATGGAGGAGTTTTAATGAAAAATAATAAAATTTGTGAGATATTAGGAATCAAGTATCCAATATTTCAAGGAGCTATGGCTTGGGTTTCTGGTGGAGAGTTAGCAGGAGCTGTTTCAAAAGATGGCGGACTTGGAATAATTGCTGGTGGTGGTATGGAGCCTGAGCTTTTAAGAGAAAATATCAAAAAAGCAAAGGCTATTACAACTAATCCATTTGGAGTAAACTTAATGCTTCTACGTCCTGATGTTGAAGATCAAATGAATGTATGTATTGAAGAAGGAGTAAAAGTTATAACAACTGGTGCTGGAAATCCAGGAGCTTTCATGGAAAAATTGAAAGCTGCTAATATAAAAGTTATACCAGTTGTACCAACTGTAAAGCTAGCAGAAAGAATGGAAAAAATTGGGGCAGATGCAGTTATAGTTGAAGGAATGGAAAGTGGAGGACATGTTGGAACTTTAACAACTATGGCACTACTTCCACAAGTAGTTAATGCAGTAAATATTCCAGTTATTGCAGCAGGGGGAATTGCTAGTGGAAAACAATTTTTAGCAGCCTTAGCTATGGGAGCAGAAGGTATCCAATGTGGAACTATATTTTTAACAGCAAAAGAATGTTTAATTCATCAAAATTATAAAAATATTATCCTAAAAGCTAAAGATAGATCAACTACTGTTACAGGAACTTCAACTGGGCATCCTGTAAGAGTTATAGAAAATAAATTAGCAAAAGAAATGATAGAACTTGAAAGAAATGGAGCTCCTAAGGAAGAAATTGAAAAATTAGGAACAGGAAGTCTAAGACTTGCAGTTGCTGATGGAGATATTGAAAGAGGAAGTTTCATGTCAGGACAAGTTGCAGCTATGGTAAATGATGAAAGAACAACAAAAGAAATTTTAGAATTTTTAATGAATGATTTAAAACTTGAAACAGAAGTTTTAAAAAGAAGACTAGAAAATTGGAATATTTAAAAAATTTTTTTCTTAATATTTGCAATATTTTATATACTATGTTATACTCTTTTTTAAGATGGGAAGAGAAAAAATAGTATTAAAAATTTAATATTAAAAAAACTATTTTGTAGGTGAAGTCATATGAGCAACCATGTAATAATAAAAGGAAAAAATGATAGGTTAGTAATTGCTTTAGATCCTAATATCGATTTTTTAGATATATGTGATATTTTAAAAACTAAAATCTTAGAAGCTAAAGATTTTATTGGAAATAGTCGTATGGCTATTGAATTTAGCGGAAGAGCCTTAACCAATGAGGAAGAAAATACGTTAATTGGAATTATTACAGATAATAGTGACATAGCTATATCTTATGTTTTTTCTAAAAGAGCAGAGTCAGAAGAAGAAAATGTAGATTTAGATCACTTAAATTCCTTAATCGAAGAAGGAAAAACTCATTTTTATAGAGGGACATTGAGATCAGGTTCTAAAATAGAATCAGATGGCAATGTTGTTGTGCTTGGAGATGTTAATCCATCTTCTATGATAAGAGCAAGAGGGAATGTTATAGTTCTTGGGCATCTTAATGGGACAGTATATGCTGGTTTAGGAGGAGATGATAGGGCTTTTATAGCTGCTATATACTTTAATCCTATTCAAATTACTATTGGTATAAAAACTATAACAGATATCCAAGATGAAATATTGGATTCTTCTAGAGTTGATAAAAAAAGTAAATTTAAAATTGCAAGTATAAAAAATCAAGAAATAGTTGTTGAGGAGTTGATATAATATGGGAGCAAGAGTTATTGTAGTTACCTCTGGAAAAGGTGGTGTTGGTAAGACAACAACAACTGCCAACATAGGTGCTGGTCTTGCAGATAATGGTCATAAGGTTTTACTTATTGATACAGATATTGGGCTTAGAAACCTAGATGTTGTGATGGGCTTAGAAAATAGAATAGTCTATGATTTAGTAGATGTTATAGAAGAAAGATGTAGAATTAGTCAAGCATTTATAAAGGATAAGAGATGTCCGAATTTAGTGTTGTTACCAGCAGCACAAATAAGGGATAAAAATGATGTGACTCCTGAACAAATGAAAAACTTGATTGACTCTTTAAAAGCAAGTTTTGATTATATTTTAGTTGATTGTCCAGCAGGAATAGAACAAGGATTTAAGAATGCAATAGTGGCAGCAGATGAAGCAGTGGTTGTTACAACACCAGAAGTTTCAGCTACAAGAGATGCTGATAGAATAATTGGTTTATTAGAAGCCTCTGGAATAAAAGAACCAAGACTTGTTGTCAATAGATTAAGAATTGATATGGTAAAAGATAAGAATATGTTAAGTGTAGAAGACATACTTGATATATTAGGAATAAAATTATTAGGAGTAGTTCCTGATGATGAAACCGTTGTTATTTCTACTAATAAAGGAGAACCTCTTGTATATAAAGGTGATTCGTTGGCAGCTAAAGCCTTCAAAAATATAGTTAATAGAATTGAAGGTGTGGATGTTCCTTT
It encodes:
- the minD gene encoding septum site-determining protein MinD: MGARVIVVTSGKGGVGKTTTTANIGAGLADNGHKVLLIDTDIGLRNLDVVMGLENRIVYDLVDVIEERCRISQAFIKDKRCPNLVLLPAAQIRDKNDVTPEQMKNLIDSLKASFDYILVDCPAGIEQGFKNAIVAADEAVVVTTPEVSATRDADRIIGLLEASGIKEPRLVVNRLRIDMVKDKNMLSVEDILDILGIKLLGVVPDDETVVISTNKGEPLVYKGDSLAAKAFKNIVNRIEGVDVPLLNLDVKMSLLDKIKFVFKR
- a CDS encoding septum site-determining protein MinC codes for the protein MSNHVIIKGKNDRLVIALDPNIDFLDICDILKTKILEAKDFIGNSRMAIEFSGRALTNEEENTLIGIITDNSDIAISYVFSKRAESEEENVDLDHLNSLIEEGKTHFYRGTLRSGSKIESDGNVVVLGDVNPSSMIRARGNVIVLGHLNGTVYAGLGGDDRAFIAAIYFNPIQITIGIKTITDIQDEILDSSRVDKKSKFKIASIKNQEIVVEELI
- a CDS encoding nitronate monooxygenase encodes the protein MKNNKICEILGIKYPIFQGAMAWVSGGELAGAVSKDGGLGIIAGGGMEPELLRENIKKAKAITTNPFGVNLMLLRPDVEDQMNVCIEEGVKVITTGAGNPGAFMEKLKAANIKVIPVVPTVKLAERMEKIGADAVIVEGMESGGHVGTLTTMALLPQVVNAVNIPVIAAGGIASGKQFLAALAMGAEGIQCGTIFLTAKECLIHQNYKNIILKAKDRSTTVTGTSTGHPVRVIENKLAKEMIELERNGAPKEEIEKLGTGSLRLAVADGDIERGSFMSGQVAAMVNDERTTKEILEFLMNDLKLETEVLKRRLENWNI